The genomic stretch CGGCTGCAACGCGGCGTCGAGCACGTGCAGCGAGGTGTTCCAGATCGGGTGCCCAATGGGCACCGAGGTGGCGTCGGCGTCGTCACGGCGGCAGGTCCAGTGGCTGACGTCGATCGAGGCCTCGGTGGGCCCGTAGAGGTTGTAGAGCGCGGCGTCGGGCAGCGTCGCCAGGCAGCGCTGCTGCAATTCGTGGGGCAAGGCTTCGCCGCTGCAGATCACGCGCCGCAAGCTCTGGCAGCCGGCCGAGGCAGGGTCGTCGAGAAACGCCCCCAGCATCGACGGCACGAAATGCAGCGTGGTGACGCCGCGTTCCCGGATCAAGGCGGCCAGCCGTTCGCTGTCGCGGTGCTCGCCCGGGGCGGCCACCACCAGCGCGGCGCCGGTCATCAAAGGCCAGAAGAACTCCCAGACCGACACGTCGAAGCTGAACGGCGTTTTCTGCAACACCCGGTCGCGCCGGTCCAGGCCATATTCGGCCTGCATCCAGGCCAGCCGGTTGAGCAGGCCGCGATGCGGCACGCCCACGCCCTTGGGGCGGCCGGTCGAACCCGAGGTGTAGATCAGATAGGCGAGGTGCTCGGGGTGCAGATCGGGCGGCGGGAGCACCGCGGCGCCCTCCCCGTCGGTGTCCGGCGCGTCGAGCAGCAGCCGCGGTGGCGCAGCCTCGCCGGCTTGCCAGGGTGTCGTGCGGGTGGTCAGCAGCAGCACCGGTTGCGCGTCGTCGCACATGTAGCGCAGGCGCTCGTCGGGGTAGTCCGGGTCCAGCGGCAGATAGGCGGCGCCGGCCTTCATCACGCCCAGCAACGCCACCACCATCTCGGTCGACCGCTCCAGGCACACGGCCACCACCTGATCGGACCGCACACCCCGGCCGCGCAATCGAGCGGCGAGCCGGTCGGCGCGCCGGTTCAGCTCGCGGTAGCTCAGCACCTGCTCGCCGAAAAACAGCGCCGGTGCCTCCGGCGTCGCGGCGGCTTGCTGCTCGAACAGCTGGTGCACGCCGACCACCGGCGGCGGCGGCACGGCGGCCCCCTGGCCGGCGTCGAGGGCGGCTAGTGTCTCGTCCACGTCCATCAGCGCCAGCTGGTCGAGCCGCGTCTCGGGAGCCTCGACGATGGACTGCAGCAAGCGCTCGAAGTGACGCGCCATGCGCTCCACGGTGGCGGCGTCGAACAGGTCGCGGGCGTAGACGAAGCTGGCGTCGAGGCGCTCGCCGTGGTCGGTGATCTCGAGCGTCAGGTCGAACTTGGCCGTGTCGCGCGGCGTTTCGACCGGATCGACCGTGAGCCCCGGCATCTCGAAAGCCGGGCGCGGGGCATGCACCAGCAGCATCGCCTGGAACAAGGGGGCATGCGACAGTTCGCGCGCCGGTTGCAGCGCGTCGACCAGGTGTTCGAACGGCAGGTCCTGGTGGGCCTGCGCGGCGGCCAGGCGTGCCGCCTGTTGATCCAGCAGCGTCTCGAAGGGTTGTGCGCCGTCGAGCCGGGCCGGCAGCACCAGGGTGTTGGCGAACAGGCCGACCACCCCCTGCGTCTCGGGCCGCTCGCGGTTGGCGATCGGGGTGCCGACGCGGACCTCGCGTTGACCGCTGTAGCGGTACAGCCAGGTCTGAAAGGCGGCGAGCATCAGGCCGAACAGTGTCTTGCCGCGGCGGCGCGCCAAGGTGCGCAGGCCGGCGGCCAGCGCGGGCGGCAGCGGTCGCGTCACCTCGGCGCCTCGATAGCTTTGCCGGGGTGGGCGGGCCCGGTCGGCCGGCAGCGCCAGCAGCGGGTGTTCGTCGCCCAGCTGTTCTTTCCAGTAGGCAAGCTGGTCGGCGAGCGTGTCGGTGTCGAGCGCCTCGCGCTGCCACGCGGCACAGTCGCCGAACTGGACCGGCAGCGGCGGCAGTGCTGCGGCGGGTCCGCCACTGTGTTCGCGGTAGAGCGCGCTCAGCTCGCGGATCAGGATGTCCATCGACCAGCCGTCGGCGACGATGTGGTGCAGCGTCAGCCACAGCCGGTGCTCGTCGGCGGCGGTGCGCACCAGCGCGGCCTTGAGCAGGGGCGCTCGCCCGAGGTCGAAGCGGCAGCCGGCCATCTCGGCCGCGATGTGTTGCAGGCCGGCCTCGCGCTGCGCGGGGCTGGTATCGGCCAGGTCGAGCCATTGCCACGGCAGCTCTGCAGTGGCCGCCACCACCTGCCGTGCGCTGCCCGCTTCGTCGACGACCGACGTGCGCAATGCGGCGTGCCGCTGCACCAGGGCCTGCAGCGCGCGGTGCAAGGCCTCGCGGTCGAGCCGGCCCTGCAGCCGCAGCGCGGTGCAGATGTTGTAGACCGGGCTCGGACCTTCAAGCTGGTCGAGGAACCACAAACGCTGCTGCGCATACGACAGCGGCACCACCGTGTCGCTTTCGGGCCGCGGCACGATGGGCAACATCGCGGGCGACAGGCCGCGCTCCCGCAAGGCCTGGCGGAAGGCTTGCCGCTTGGCGGCCGGCAGCTGCACCAGGCGTTCGGCGATCTGGCGCAAGGCTGCGGGGTCGTGGGAGACGTTCAGGTCCGGTTTCAAGGGGTCTCCTGTTCCAGTGCGTCCAGCAGTTCGGTCATGGCGGCGAGTGGATCGTTGTCAGACGGCGCAGGCGCGGCGGCCGCAAGGTGTTCGGCCAGTTGGGCGACGGTGGGCCGCTGGTAGAGGTCGGCGATGCCGAGCGGCAAGCCGGTGGCGGCCCGCATGCGCGCCACCGCGCTGGTGGCGAGCAACGAATGCCCGCCCAGCGAGAAGAAGTCGTCGTCGACGCTGACCTCCTCCAGCTGCAGCAGCTCGGCCCAGACGGCGGCCAGGCGCCGCTCGAGGTCGTTGCGGGGCGGTGTCGCGCGTTTGGCGGCCGGCTCGGCCGCGTCGGCCAGCAAGGCCTTGCGGTCGAGCTTGCCGTTGACGGTCAGCGGCAGCGCCGGCACCGGCGTGCAGCGGGCCGGCACCATGTAGTCAGGCAGGTGGTCCCGCGCAAACGCGCGCAAGGTGTCGGGGTCGAGCCCGGCGTCGCCGACCACCCAGGCCAGCAGTGTGGCCCCGCCCTGCCCGTCCCGCTGGGCCAGCACCGCCGCGTCGCGCACGCCGGGGTGGCGGAGCAACGTCGCCTCGATGTCGCCCAACTCGATGCGGAAGCCGCGGATCTTGACCTGCTGGTCGGCCCGGCCGAGGTATTCGATCTCACCGTCGGCCCTGCGGCGCGCCAGGTCACCGCTGCGGTAGAGGCGCCCGCCGGGCTCGCGCCCGTGGGGGTCGGGCACGAAACGCCCGGCGGTCAGGTCGCCGCGGCCGAGATAGCCACGCGCCAGGCCGGCGCCGCCGACATACAGCTCGCCCGCCACGCCGGGTGGCACGGGGGCCAGGTTGTCGTCGAGCAGGTAGAGCCGCAGGTCGTCGAGCGGGCGCCCGATCACGCTGCCGGCTCCTGCGTCGGCCGACGACAAGGTGCGCCGCGTGACGTGCACCGTGGTTTCGGTGATGCCATACATGTTGACGAGCTGCGGGCGCTGGTCGCCAAAGCGCGCGAACCACGGTGCGAGCCGGGCCGGGTCGAGCGCCTCGCCGCCGAAGATCACCAGTCGCAGCGCGAGGGGCGGCGGCGGGCTGGCGGCGCACAGCGTTTCACTCAGGCGGTAGAACGCCGAGGGGGTCTGGTTCAGCACCGTCACCGCTTCGCGCTGTAGCAGCGTGGCCAACGCCGCGCTGTCGCGCGCCACCTCCAGCGGCACCAGCACCAGGCGGCCGCCGTGCAGCAGCGCGCCCCACAGCTCCCAGACCGAGAAGTCGAAGGCGCAGGAATGGAACAACGTCCAGACGTCGTCGGCGCCGAAATCAAAACCGCTGCAGGTCACGTCGAACAGCCGCAGCACGTTGGCCTGCGTCACGGCCACGCCTTTCGGGCGGCCGGTGGAGCCGGAGGTGTAGATCACGTAGGCGAGCTGCTGCGGCTGCACCCGCGGCGGCAGGTCGTGGTCGGGCTGGTCGGCGGTCAGCGTGCGGATGTCGTGCGCGCGGACGGCGGGCGGCAGCGCGGGCAGTTCGCCGCGGCCGGTGTGCAGCAGCCAGCCGGCCCCGCTGTCCTCGAGCACCTGCCCCTGACGTCCGGCCGGGGCGGCGGTGTCCAGCGGCACATAAGCGCCGCCGGCCTTGAGCACCGCGAGGATGGCCACCACCAGTTCGTGCGACCGGGGCAAGCACAGGGCCACCTTGCGTTCCGGGCCGACGCCCAGCGCCACCAGCGCGTGGGCCAGCCGGTTGGCCTGGCGGTTCAGCTGGTCATAACTCAGCCGGGCATTGCCGTAGCACAGCGCCACCGCGTCCGGCGTCGCACGCGCCTGGCGTTCGAAGCGGGCCGCGAGCGTGTCGTGGACCGGATGCGCCAGGCAGGCCTCGGCCACCTGGTTGAGATACGCCTCGCGCTCGGACGGCGGCAGCAGGCAGACGCTGCCGAGCGGCGCTTCGGCGTCTCGCGTGAAGGCCGCCAGGACCTCGCTGAACTGGTCGGCCAGCGCGGCGACGACGTGGGCATCGAAACAGTCCTCCCGCCAGACGAACTCGAAGCGCAGCGGCTCGCCGGGATAGACCGTGAGCGTCAGCGGCAGGCTCAGCGTCTCCTGCGCCTGCACCGCCTGCAAGCCCCAGCGGGCCGCCAGCCCTTGCGATGTGGCGGCATCGACCGGGTAGTTCTCGAACACGAGCAAGGTGTCGAACAAGGGCGTTTGCGGTGCGAGGCCGCACAGGCGCTGCACGTCGGCCAGCTGCGATTGCTCGTGTTCACGCAAGGCCAGGTTGTCGGCCTGCAAGCCCTGCCACCACCGGTGCAGCGACATCGCGGCCGGCAGGCGCACCCGCAGCGGCACGGTGTTGATGAACAGGCCCAGGGTGCGCTGGGCGTCGGGCAGTTCGTGCGGTCGCCCGGCGACGGTGATGCCGAACACCACGTCGCGGGTGGCGCAATGGCCGGCGAGCACGGCGGCCCACGCGGCCTGGATCAGGGTGTTGAGCGTCACGCGGTGACGGCGGGCGACCGCGGCCAGCGCGTCGCTCGTGCTGCTCGCGAGCGTGTGGCCCTTGCGTGCCATGCCGGTGGCGGCGCCGGTCGCCGGCGCCTTGCCGGCGACGGACTGCAGCAAGGTCGGCCGCTCCAGGTCGGCCAGTTGGCGCCGCCAGTACTGTTCGCCGGCGGCGGCGTCCTGGCGCGCCAGCCAGGCGATGTGCTCGCGGTAGGCTGGTGCGGCCGGCCAGGTCTTCGACGTGCCGTCGCACAAGGCCGCATACCGCTCGAACACCTCGCCGAGCAGCCGCGCGCTCGACCAGCCGTCGAGCAGCAGATGGTGGCGGGTCCAGACCATGTGCGAGCCGGCACCGGTGTGGATCAGCGTCACGCGCATCAGCGGTGCCTGGTCGAGGGCGAAGCCGGTCGCCAGGTCCTGCTGCAAGAACGCCGGCAGGTCCGGTTCGTCGTCCGATTCGACTTCTCGCCACGGCATCGACGCGCGCGGCAGCACCACCTGGTGAGGCTCCTGCAAACCGTCCCAGACGAACACGGTGCGCAGGATGTCGTGCGCTGCGATCGTGTCGTCCCAGGCCTGGCGGAGCTTGGCGGTTTGCAGCCGGCGACCGAAGCGGCAGTGCAGCTGGTTCAAATACAGCCCCTGACCGCGGTCGCCGAGGCTGTGGAACAACAAGCCGGCCTGCAGCGGCGCGAGCGGGTAAAGGTCGAGCGCGTCCGGCCAGCGGGCCAGCACCGTTTGCAGCTGTGCGGCGGGCAGCCGGGCGAGCGGGAAGTCGGCGGCGCTGGTGATGTTGGGCTGCCTGCCGGCGGCCATCAGCCGACCTTCCACCTCGGCCGCCAGGGCCTCGATCTCGGCGGCGCTGTGCAGCGCGGGGCACCAGGTGAACGCAAGGCGCAAACGCCCGCCGTAAAGGTCGGCGTCGATGTCGAGCCAGTGACTGCGCTGGTTGCGGGGACTGCGGGTGGTGGACGGCTGCGTGTCGGCCAGCTGCAGCCACGCCCCACCCTGCCCTGCGTCGATCCGGCCCAAGTAGTTGAAGCAGATCCAGGGCGACGGAAGATCGGCGAGCGGTGATGCCGAGCCGTCGCCCGGGTAGCGCAACAAGCCCCAGCCGAGGCCCTTGCCCGGTACCTGGCGCAGCTGCCGCTTCACCTCCGCCAACGGATGCTCGCCGCCGGGCGCAAGACGCACCGGGTAGCGGCAGGTGAACCAACCCACCGTCTGCGACGTGTCGAGGTCGTCGAACACCGGCTCGCGGCCGTGGCCTTCGAGTTCGATCACGACGGCGCTGCTGCGCTGCCACTGGCACAAGGCCGGCGCCAGCGCCGCCAACAGCAGCTCTTCGACGCTGCAGCGCTGCGCAGCGCTGGCTTGCAGCAAGGCGGCGGCGGGCAACTCGAGCTGGTGACAAGCGGCCGCGTGATAGGTGTTGCGCGTGTCGCTCGGCGGCGCCGTGGCCACTCCGTCGAAGACGCCGCGCCAGAACGCCACTTCGTCATGCCGGGTCGCGCCGAGGCGGCTCAGCCGGCGCGCCCACTCGAGGTAGTCGCCCGGCACCGGCGGCAAGGCCGGCGTGGCCGATGCCGCCAGCTGCTCGTACGCGTCTTGCAGTTCGGTCACCAGCAGCCGCCACGAGACGCTGTCGATCGCCAGGTGGTGGGCCGCCAGCATCAGCCGCTGCGGACGGTCGGGGCCGAGATCGGCGTGGACGGCGCGCAGCAACGGGCCGCCGGTGAGGTCGAAGCTGCGCTGCAGCGTTTGCTCGGCGTCGAGCCAGCGGCGTTCGGCTTCGTCGTCGGCCAAGCCGGCGAGGTCGAGCCGCTCGAGCAAGGGCGCGGCCTCGACCGGTGAGGCCGCCTGGCGCCATCCGGACGCCGCCGTGCGCGTGAAGCGCAGCCGCAGTGCGGCATGGCGTGCCACCAGGCATCGCAGGGCCGCTTCGAGCCGTGCCGGGTCGAGCCGGCGGGGTGTGTCGAGCCGCAGCGCCTGGTTCCAGTGTGCGGGCTCGGG from Caldimonas brevitalea encodes the following:
- a CDS encoding non-ribosomal peptide synthetase; the protein is MAPSLQSAPAARPPRRKADIVGIYPLTTAQQGLLFHSREQGESGDDPYFSVDLLELQGRLDPVAFEQAWRDVQARHAVLRSDFRWEEVSAPVQIVYRERPVTVTHLDWRADALDDTALATRLEAWCRERRVQGYDFRHAADLELVLVQLADNRWLLRWAYHHVALDGWSYALVLRDLLQSLQARSQGRAPQLAPARPFSDYIAWLKRQDVAAAEHFWRAELAGLEGPTPLRLPRPAETPAARWAELALPLPSAATLQAFMQRERVTLNTLCQGVWALLLSRYSGQRQVCFGVTVAGRPPELPGADEMAGVFINTLPLRVATPGGTRVGDWLRELQAHNAQLRQHEQLPLARLQALAGVSGQALFESLVVVENFPVDAALSDAQAELRAWPYAPPRAEGQPITTGGRNNYPLTLVFVPGAQPQLVVAYDRARLSEPAVATLARQLQGLLQRVLAQVDSTLDDLVVPVTGAAPVVVDEPPSAYVPLVAQVAQWARLQPEALAVQGEDASLSYAELEARATQLARRLAGAGVAPERCVAIAAPRSAAYGVAVLAVLKAGGHFLPLEPSQPVQRLRELLAASGARWLLSTDADLAARLTEGMAVRTLPAGLETDGATSTLPEADLPAPPPPGQSAYLIYTSGSTGTPKGAVLSHGGLAQYTAGLQQRLGLAPGARHAMVSTVSADLGHTTLFGALASGGSLHLLPAPLAFDPDGYAAWMREQAIDVLKIVPSHLAGLLAAAAPCLPRQTLVLGGEAAAPALLARLRQLAPTLRIVNHYGPTETTVGVLTFEAAPDTPAAELPLGRPLPGVRLRVLDHALQPVPPGVPGELYIGGASVARGYLGRADLTADRFVPDPEHPGQRLYRSGDRVCRTEDGLLHFLGRADEQVKIRGWRVEPNELASALRALPGVQDAAVVVREGRLLAYATPATLDVAALREALAQRLPDALCPAALLALPALPLTPNGKLDRRALPEPEAAPAKVAERPRSEAEQVLAEVWAAVLGRTDLGIHDNFFDLGGDSILNLQIIAGARRRGFKLTPKQVFEHPTIAQLAALARPVPGAGPATVPPPAHDAPLTPIQQWFFSLQQPEPAHWNQALRLDTPRRLDPARLEAALRCLVARHAALRLRFTRTAASGWRQAASPVEAAPLLERLDLAGLADDEAERRWLDAEQTLQRSFDLTGGPLLRAVHADLGPDRPQRLMLAAHHLAIDSVSWRLLVTELQDAYEQLAASATPALPPVPGDYLEWARRLSRLGATRHDEVAFWRGVFDGVATAPPSDTRNTYHAAACHQLELPAAALLQASAAQRCSVEELLLAALAPALCQWQRSSAVVIELEGHGREPVFDDLDTSQTVGWFTCRYPVRLAPGGEHPLAEVKRQLRQVPGKGLGWGLLRYPGDGSASPLADLPSPWICFNYLGRIDAGQGGAWLQLADTQPSTTRSPRNQRSHWLDIDADLYGGRLRLAFTWCPALHSAAEIEALAAEVEGRLMAAGRQPNITSAADFPLARLPAAQLQTVLARWPDALDLYPLAPLQAGLLFHSLGDRGQGLYLNQLHCRFGRRLQTAKLRQAWDDTIAAHDILRTVFVWDGLQEPHQVVLPRASMPWREVESDDEPDLPAFLQQDLATGFALDQAPLMRVTLIHTGAGSHMVWTRHHLLLDGWSSARLLGEVFERYAALCDGTSKTWPAAPAYREHIAWLARQDAAAGEQYWRRQLADLERPTLLQSVAGKAPATGAATGMARKGHTLASSTSDALAAVARRHRVTLNTLIQAAWAAVLAGHCATRDVVFGITVAGRPHELPDAQRTLGLFINTVPLRVRLPAAMSLHRWWQGLQADNLALREHEQSQLADVQRLCGLAPQTPLFDTLLVFENYPVDAATSQGLAARWGLQAVQAQETLSLPLTLTVYPGEPLRFEFVWREDCFDAHVVAALADQFSEVLAAFTRDAEAPLGSVCLLPPSEREAYLNQVAEACLAHPVHDTLAARFERQARATPDAVALCYGNARLSYDQLNRQANRLAHALVALGVGPERKVALCLPRSHELVVAILAVLKAGGAYVPLDTAAPAGRQGQVLEDSGAGWLLHTGRGELPALPPAVRAHDIRTLTADQPDHDLPPRVQPQQLAYVIYTSGSTGRPKGVAVTQANVLRLFDVTCSGFDFGADDVWTLFHSCAFDFSVWELWGALLHGGRLVLVPLEVARDSAALATLLQREAVTVLNQTPSAFYRLSETLCAASPPPPLALRLVIFGGEALDPARLAPWFARFGDQRPQLVNMYGITETTVHVTRRTLSSADAGAGSVIGRPLDDLRLYLLDDNLAPVPPGVAGELYVGGAGLARGYLGRGDLTAGRFVPDPHGREPGGRLYRSGDLARRRADGEIEYLGRADQQVKIRGFRIELGDIEATLLRHPGVRDAAVLAQRDGQGGATLLAWVVGDAGLDPDTLRAFARDHLPDYMVPARCTPVPALPLTVNGKLDRKALLADAAEPAAKRATPPRNDLERRLAAVWAELLQLEEVSVDDDFFSLGGHSLLATSAVARMRAATGLPLGIADLYQRPTVAQLAEHLAAAAPAPSDNDPLAAMTELLDALEQETP